One genomic segment of Clostridium saccharoperbutylacetonicum N1-4(HMT) includes these proteins:
- the kdpF gene encoding K(+)-transporting ATPase subunit F, whose translation MLIGIIVLLFGYLSYVLFNPEKF comes from the coding sequence ATGTTAATTGGAATTATAGTTTTACTTTTTGGATATTTAAGTTATGTACTATTTAATCCAGAAAAATTTTAA